In the genome of Acidovorax sp. 69, the window CACCGTGGCACTGCTCGCGGCCCTGCCCGCCAGCGCAGCCACCGTGCAGGTGCGCCCCGGGCAAGACCTGCAGGCCGCGATCACGGCCGCCGCGCCCGGCGACACGGTGGAGGTGCAGCGCGGCGTCTACCGCGCCAACCTGCGCATCGACAAGGCGTTGACCTTGCGCGGCATCGACCGCCCCACGCTCAGCGGCGGCCAGACGGGCGACACCATCCGCATCACCGCGCCCGACGTGGTGATCGAGGGCCTGATCGTGCGCGACTCGGGCACCAGCCTCAAGGACCAGAACGCGGGCATCTATGTGTACCCCGGTGCGCACCGCGCCGTGGTGCGCAACAACGACCTCACCTACAACCTGTTCGGCCTGTGGATCGAGAAGGCCAACGACGTGCAGGTGCTGCACAACACCATCACCGGCCTGCGCGATGTGGGCTCGTCCCAGCGCGGCAATGGCGTGCAGCTCTACAACACCACGGGCGCGCGCATCGAGGGCAACCACATCAGCTTTGTGCGCGACGCGCTGTATGTGGACGTGTCGCACCACGCGGTGTTTCGGGGCAACCGGCTGCACCACAGCCGCTACGGCACGCACTACATGAACTCCTACTACAACCTGTGGGAGGACAACGACACCTACCTGAACCGGGGCGGCTTGGCACTGATGGAGGTGCGCGACCAGGTGGTGCGCAACAACCGCGCCTGGGGCAACACCGACCACGGCATCATGCTGCGCACCATGCAGGACTCGGTGATCGAGAACAACGTGGTGGCCGAGAACAACCGGGGCTTTTTCATCTACGACGTGGAGTACGTCACCCTGCGCGGCAACCTGGTCACGCGCAACACCGTGGGCGTTCACCTGTCGGCCGGCTCCACCCGCAACAAGGTCGACAACAACGACTTCATCGGCAACCGCGAGCAGGTGCGCTACGTGGGCGCCCGCGACGAGCGCTGGGGCACCGGTGGCGGCAACCACTGGAGCAACTACCTGGGCTGGGACCGCGACGGCAACGGCGTGGGCGATGTGCCCTACGAAGCCAACGACATGGTGGACCGACTGACCTGGCGCCACCCCACGATCAAACTGCTGCTGGCCAGCCCCGCCGTGCAGGCACTGCGCCTGGTGGGCCAGCAGTTTCCGATGCTGCGCGTGCCCACGGTGGTGGACCCCCAGCCCCGCATGCAACCGAACCAACCCCAACGGAATTTTCAGCGTGACACGCAACCCACCCCCCATTGACCTGCGCGAACCCGCTGCCATCGAGGTGCGGGGCGCACACAAGCACTACGGCGCATTGCACGCCGTGGACGGCATCGACCTGCGCGTGGAGCGCGGCGAAATCCTGGGCCTCATCGGCCACAACGGCGCGGGCAAGAGCACGCTGTTCAAAATGATTCTGGGCCTGGTGCCCGCCACCTCGGGCGAGATCCGCGTCGGCGGCGCCACGGTGCAGGGCCGCGACTTTCGCGCCGCCCGCCGCCACTTGGGCTACCTGCCCGAGAACGTGGTGCTCTACGACAACCTCAGCGGACTCGAAACGCTGCGATTTTTTGCCAAGCTCAAGGGCGCGCCGCTGGCTCAGTGCGCCCCGCTGCTCGAACAAGTGGGCCTGGCCCACGCGGGCAACCGCCCCGTGCGCGAATATTCCAAGGGCATGCGCCAACGCCTGGGGTTTGCGCAAGCCCTGCTGGGCTCGCCCCAGGTGCTGCTGCTCGACGAGCCCACCAACGGTCTGGACCCCCAGGCCATCCGCGACTTCTACGCCACGCTGCGTGGCCTGCAGGCCCAGGGCGTGACCATCGTCATCACCTCGCACATCCTGGCCGAGCTGCAAGAACGTGTGGACCGCCTGGCCATCCTGGCCGCAGGCAAGCTGCAGGCGCTGGGCAGCGTGCAGGCGCTGCGCGAGCAGACGCACATGCCGCTGGCCATCGACCTGACACTGGCCGCAGCCGACCAACCTGCGGGCGTGCTGGCACTGGCTGCGCTGCCAGGCATCACGACCACAGCCACACCTGACGGCCTGCATGTGGACTGCCCCCGCAGCACCAAGATGGCCGTGCTGGCGGCCCTGGCACCACTGGGTGCGCGATTGCTGGATGTGAACATCCACGAACCTTCGCTCGAAGACGTGTACTTCGGGCTGCGCGGAGAATGACCATGGAATTCACCCAAATCTTCACCATCGCGGGCAAGGAGTTCCGCGACCGCATGCGCAACCGCTGGGTGCTGGCCGTGGCGCTCGTCTTCACCGTGTTCTCGCTGGCCATCGCCTACTTTGGCGGCGCCCAGCAAGGCACCGTGGGCTTTCGCTCCATCGAATTCACCATCGCCAGCCTGGTCAGCCTGGTCATCTACCTGATCCCGCTGATCGCGCTGCTGCTGGGCTTTGACGCCATTGTGGGCGAGCGCGAGCGCGGCTCGCTCGATCTGCTGCTGTCATTGCCCATCACGCGGCTGGAGCTGCTGCTGGGCAAGTACCTGGGGCTCGCAGCGGCGCTCACGCTCTCGACGCTGGCAGGGTTCGGGCTGGTGGCGGTGCTGCTGGTCCGGCAGTTCAGCGGGGCTGCGCTGTTCCATTACGGAGGCTTCATGGTCAGTTCGGTGCTGCTGGGGCTGGCCTTCCTGAGCATGGCCGTGTTGCTCTCGGTGCTCACGCACGAGCGCACACGCGCCTCGGGCCTGGCGATTGCCGCCTGGTTCTTTTTTGTGCTGGTGTTTGATCTGCTGCTGCTGGGCGCCCTGGTGGCCACGGGCGGCAGCTACGGCGGCGAGGCCATGGCCTACCTGCTGTTACTCAACCCGGCCGACGTGTTCCGCATCCTCAACGTGTTCTCGCTGGACGACGTGCGCACCCTGTACGGCCTGACCAGCATCGTGCCCCCTGCCCTGGCCAAGCCATGGCTCATGGGTGCGGTGATGGCGGGCTGGATTGTGGTGCCACTGGGTCTTGCGAGCTGGAGATTCAAACCATGACCCATTCATACCAATGCGCCTGCACCACGCGGCGCCAACTGCTGGGCTGGGCGGCCCTCGCATCGCTGGGCGCCATCACAGGCCTTGCGGGCTGCAGCCAGGCCGACGGCAACAACACCCAGGCCATGAAGCCCCTGGAGATCGACCGCACCACCAGTTGCGAACTCGACGGCATGCTGCTGGCCGACTACCCCGGCCCCAAGGCGCAGGTGCGCTTTGCGGGGCAGGACAAGCCCTCGTTCTTCTGCGACACCGTAGAGCTGTTCAGCACCCTGCTGGCGGGCGAACAGGTGCGTGCCGTGCAGGCCGTGTACGTGCAGGACATGGGCCAAGCCGACTGGAACGCGCCCCAGGGCCACTGGATCGATGGCAAGACGGCCCTCTACGTGGTGGGCGGCAAGCGCCACGGCTCCATGGGCCCCACCATCGGCAGCTTTGTGCAAGAGGCCGACGCACAGAAGTTCGCCGCTGAATACGGTGGCAAGGTGCTGCGCTTTGCCGAGATCACGCCCGCCATGGTGGACCTGAGCGGCGGCGCACAACAAGACACCCGGATGTGAGGCCACCATGCGCCTGCTGCCCCATCCACACACCGCCCATGGCCACGCCCGCCAGCCCACCCGGCGCGCCGCACTGACGGCGTTGCTGCTGGGCACGGCAGGTGTGGCTGCGTGGCAATGGCAGGTCGGCGCACCGCAGGGCGCAGCCAGTGTGGCGCCGGGCACCTCCTCCTCCCTTCCCGGCATGGGCGACGATGTGTGCATCGTCGCACCTCCCACACCGTATGACCCGGCATCCGGCCAGCCCTTGGCCGCCGCGCGGGAGGTGCCCGCCGAAGCCCGCTGCCCCGTGTGCGGCATGTATCCGGCGCGCGCGCGCGCCTGGGCGGCGCAGATCATTTTTTCGGACGGGGATGCCTACTTTTTCGACTCACCGCTGAGCCTGATGCTGTACCTGGGCAATGTGGCGCACTACACGCGGGGTCGCACCCCCGAGGCCATCGTGGCCCGCTACGTGACCGATACCGAGACAGGTGCGTGGCGGGATGCGCAAAGCGCGGTGTATGTCGCGGGGTCTTCGGCACTGGGGCCGATGCGGGCGGGCAACCTGCCGGCATTTGCCAGTGCAGAGGCGGCGCAGCGGTTTGTGCAGCAGCGTGGGGGCCGGGCTGTCCCGTTCAGCGCCATCGATGCGCCCTTGCTGCGCGGCCTGGCCCCGAACTTCAGGGCAGACCACCGTCAGCATTGAGTCTGAAAACTCAACTGCTATCAAAAACATATCATCCAGCGCTTATCTATCAAGCGCTACAAGCCAATGCAGGCCTAAAAAGGCCTGATTTTCATCACTGGACCGAAGTTTCCGGCTGGGCCGCCTTGAACAGTGCGGCCACCTTGCGCTTGGGTTTGATGTTGGCAGAGATGCTGCTGCGTTGCGCAGACTTGGCGGCTTCCCAGGCGGGAGCCGCATCGGCCATCGCGCTGGCCTCATAAGGCTTCTCAAAGAAGGGGTCGCGCGAGGCCACCGCAGGACGGAAACCCCGATGCTGCTCGCGCGTTTCGCGGGATTCACGGCCACCACGGTGGTCGCGCTCGCGTTCGCG includes:
- a CDS encoding nitrous oxide reductase accessory protein NosL; the encoded protein is MTHSYQCACTTRRQLLGWAALASLGAITGLAGCSQADGNNTQAMKPLEIDRTTSCELDGMLLADYPGPKAQVRFAGQDKPSFFCDTVELFSTLLAGEQVRAVQAVYVQDMGQADWNAPQGHWIDGKTALYVVGGKRHGSMGPTIGSFVQEADAQKFAAEYGGKVLRFAEITPAMVDLSGGAQQDTRM
- a CDS encoding nitrous oxide reductase family maturation protein NosD, which encodes MKPPLALWITVALLAALPASAATVQVRPGQDLQAAITAAAPGDTVEVQRGVYRANLRIDKALTLRGIDRPTLSGGQTGDTIRITAPDVVIEGLIVRDSGTSLKDQNAGIYVYPGAHRAVVRNNDLTYNLFGLWIEKANDVQVLHNTITGLRDVGSSQRGNGVQLYNTTGARIEGNHISFVRDALYVDVSHHAVFRGNRLHHSRYGTHYMNSYYNLWEDNDTYLNRGGLALMEVRDQVVRNNRAWGNTDHGIMLRTMQDSVIENNVVAENNRGFFIYDVEYVTLRGNLVTRNTVGVHLSAGSTRNKVDNNDFIGNREQVRYVGARDERWGTGGGNHWSNYLGWDRDGNGVGDVPYEANDMVDRLTWRHPTIKLLLASPAVQALRLVGQQFPMLRVPTVVDPQPRMQPNQPQRNFQRDTQPTPH
- a CDS encoding nitrous oxide reductase accessory protein NosL; amino-acid sequence: MRLLPHPHTAHGHARQPTRRAALTALLLGTAGVAAWQWQVGAPQGAASVAPGTSSSLPGMGDDVCIVAPPTPYDPASGQPLAAAREVPAEARCPVCGMYPARARAWAAQIIFSDGDAYFFDSPLSLMLYLGNVAHYTRGRTPEAIVARYVTDTETGAWRDAQSAVYVAGSSALGPMRAGNLPAFASAEAAQRFVQQRGGRAVPFSAIDAPLLRGLAPNFRADHRQH
- a CDS encoding ABC transporter permease yields the protein MEFTQIFTIAGKEFRDRMRNRWVLAVALVFTVFSLAIAYFGGAQQGTVGFRSIEFTIASLVSLVIYLIPLIALLLGFDAIVGERERGSLDLLLSLPITRLELLLGKYLGLAAALTLSTLAGFGLVAVLLVRQFSGAALFHYGGFMVSSVLLGLAFLSMAVLLSVLTHERTRASGLAIAAWFFFVLVFDLLLLGALVATGGSYGGEAMAYLLLLNPADVFRILNVFSLDDVRTLYGLTSIVPPALAKPWLMGAVMAGWIVVPLGLASWRFKP
- a CDS encoding ABC transporter ATP-binding protein, translating into MTRNPPPIDLREPAAIEVRGAHKHYGALHAVDGIDLRVERGEILGLIGHNGAGKSTLFKMILGLVPATSGEIRVGGATVQGRDFRAARRHLGYLPENVVLYDNLSGLETLRFFAKLKGAPLAQCAPLLEQVGLAHAGNRPVREYSKGMRQRLGFAQALLGSPQVLLLDEPTNGLDPQAIRDFYATLRGLQAQGVTIVITSHILAELQERVDRLAILAAGKLQALGSVQALREQTHMPLAIDLTLAAADQPAGVLALAALPGITTTATPDGLHVDCPRSTKMAVLAALAPLGARLLDVNIHEPSLEDVYFGLRGE